In the Besnoitia besnoiti strain Bb-Ger1 chromosome XII, whole genome shotgun sequence genome, one interval contains:
- a CDS encoding protein phosphatase 2C domain-containing protein (encoded by transcript BESB_022930) has translation MAAEALVPPLWTAGDPCWLRTDSAAAGEEAEGKKDETRQSSATAGEGAASAAAAQAEDTGTENDVWFVHQEFPQWMFNPREAVYFNRETGDLVLPSALDEAAEAAAEEDGQEEEGDDDQGEDELEAMCEEEEEDEDFDLDLETDIVAGTAERKGTAEGKVEIEDRHVTKLSLPVGVVTGNANALCYYTAVFDGHDGSSCAQYAMVHLHKNLISLYRQIYSTVQRRRQEQDNKGDEKRRRRAKNFSLLLQQLNDGVPSARREEKFLSVGLESLVKATAKSFLMTDHNFLDHAQKAGVETEAGSTACVVLLFGPDEDGQLKIVTAHAGDTRAVLCRDEQALRLTHDHRPNDRAEKRRILQNGGEVKNIEGVWRVVFVDRKTNRLYGLATSRALGDRRLKTPKAIVTSQPTLHVYSVNFETDLFMVLASDGIWDVLSDEEVVSIVSAHLDKSPQEAARFVVEDALKRGSPDDKTCTVVFFKWNKDRFPAAPSGLEAAAEEQSEASDGESGSEPEALADQRPSARRRPPEEADTGEYEAGVTDDENDGEGSARRRMRRLSPPGDSTESAGGSAEERSKKAKTHEEEAAPPAEDARDAADDPKAEEAKADSQKDKKGDVLKAGRGLDDIGVLSSSDIYERIRKRREEEERQRKEEEAQAACFRGGCVSPSRLSSSFPIAGVSLSFCCPQAAEQEEEEDIDIFSM, from the exons atggcggcggaggccttaGTGCCGCCCCTGTGGACGGCGGGCGATCCGTGCTGGCTGCGAACCgactctgcggctgcgggagaggaggcggagggaaaGAAAGATGAGACCAGACAGTCGAGTGCGACTGCAGGGGAAGGCGCCGCttcagctgccgcggcgcaggcggaggacaCTGGAACCGAAAATGACGTCTGGTTCGTTCACCAGGAGTTCCCGCAGTGGATGTTCAATCCGAGGGAAGCCGTCTACTTCAATCGCGAAACGGGAGACCTCGTGCTTCCCTCGGCGCTCGACGAGGCCGCTGAAGCCgcagccgaagaagacggacaagaggaagagggagacgacgatCAGGGAGAAGATGAATTGGAGGCGATgtgcgaggaagaagaagaggacgaagacttCGACCTTGACCTCGAAACCGACATCGTCGCTGGGACAGCCGAGCGCAAA GGGACGGCAGAAGGAAAAGTGGAGATCGAGGATCGCCACGTGACAAAACTGTCGCTTCCCGTGGGGGTCGTCACAGGCAACGCAAATGCTCTCTGCTACTACACTGCGGTCTTTGATGGGCACGACGGATCTAG ctgcgcgcagTACGCCATGGTGCATCTCCACAAAAATCTGATAAGTCTCTACCGGCAGATTTACAGCACAGTTCAG cggaggcgccaggAGCAGGACAACAAGGGGGacgagaagcggcgcaggcgcgcgaagaatttttctcttttgctgcagcagctgaacGACGGCGTGCCaagtgcgcggcgcgaggagaagttCCTCTCCGTCGGGCTCGAGTCGCTCGTCAAAGCCACTGCGAAGAGCTTCCTCATGACAGATCACAACTTCTTGGATcacgcgcagaaggcgggTGTGGAGACCGAAG CGGGAAGCACAGCCTGCGTGGTGCTTCTCTTCGGTCCGGACGAAGACGGTCAGCTCAAGATCGTgacggcgcatgcaggcgacaCTCGAGCCGTGCTCTGTCG CGACGAGCAAGCGCTGCGACTGACGCATGACCACCGCCCCAACGACagagcggagaagcggagaaTTCTGCAAAACGGCGGCGAGGTGAAGAACATCGAGGGCGTCTGGCGAGTTGTGTTTGTCGATCGAAAGACGAACCGACTCTATGGCCTCGCCACGTCCCGCGCGCTGGGCGACCGGCGCCTGAAGACCCCGAAGGCGATTGTCACCAGCCAACCGACGCTGCATGTGTACTCCGTCAACTTCGAAACAGATCTCTTCATG GTGCTCGCCTCCGATGGCATCTGGGACGTGCTGTCTGACGAGGAAGTCGTCTCGATCGTCTCGGCGCACCTGGACAAGTCGCCGCAAGAA gccgcgcgcttcgtcgTGGAGGACGCGTTGAAGCGCGGCAGTCCTGATGACAAAACATGCACTGTTGTGTTTTTCAAATGGAACAAAGACAGATTCCCCGCTGCGCCCAGCGGCCtggaggctgccgcggaggaacagagcgaggcgagcgacggagagagcggaagcgagcccgaggcgctcgccgaccAACGcccgtccgcgcgccgccgcccgccagaGGAGGCAGATACTGGAGAATATGAAGCAGGCGTTACCGACGACGagaacgacggcgagggaagcgcgcgacggcgaatGCGAAGGCTCAGTCCCCCTGGGGATTCGACAgagagcgcaggcggctccgcggaggagaggagcaagaaagcgaaaacgcatgaggaggaagcggcgccgcctgcggaggacgcgcgagacgcggctgACGACccgaaggcggaggaagcgaaggctGACAGCCAAAAGGACAAGAAGGGGGATGTGCTCAAAGCCGGGAGAGGCTTAGACGACATCGGGGTCCTGTCCAGTAGCGACATTTACGAGCGGATCCGcaagcgaagagaagaagaagaaagacagagaaaggaggaagaagcacaGGCG GCCTGCTTCAGAGGTGGCTGCGTGAGTCCCTCGcggctttcttcctcttttccaATCGCTGGCGTGTCGCTCTCGTTCTGCTGCCCTCAGGCCGCCGAacaagaggaagaagaagacatcGATATTTTCTCGATGTGA
- a CDS encoding hypothetical protein (encoded by transcript BESB_022940) — protein MTGRTAAEASGRRSARGGEGASAWSGTSRREAQRDRRAAPNKVEALLASPPLPELLNGDARRGKEAEESARRASACAAKAVNGLSRGFASPSFSSLSPTVSSVPSVSAVVLPAPDAAGLSPPLGVASPPASEVGGCGTSTASTASRPRGTELARKQTRTEDAGEAGARPQWHADAAKVGILSHGGRRFWKKRKAGMISLVYENALRSKGVHAYRYDILQGHVSAADGVGFVFANRVPCGKNIQTLWSVFVNRQGTLCKRMGLQLVKQPPPGLGLLEAGSSVFLLVDLDRKLALFQMKNGAGTETEPRLLDFGDMAQGASCSQGYFCVVIAAGDVSVEVSDPSEFRHLYATHVRGAALTSLPSPAAPAFSACRAPVTSPGPSACRSPPRVPPPPPLLASPPRSPLVPLRRGALPAHAPLSPSAFPALFAPPFSAASHASAIPCAPSASAASIASQVSEPSSSSVAAPAASAPLISTPASSSGASATSRRPSTSSSVAASPPLAAVQGPFGPPRAQRSSQAAHAAESRVIGRTLSFSSLPPIPLSSFPSLPAPVPLPTVPPLLSPPSAFSSAVCSLVQQDESASLRLPALPRREAMRSISCASSASSSPSFSSSAFSTVAALLRSPQHLAGGLEPDPPAGARNEKAREATDEDADMSRVQRVTSMPLSSEARAPSPPAQLRLGPITLGGGEPADGLFWSGASGDTVSSSRPVEPKAAESDGWSSLMVAPPFGFPWFGWGSTPSEADADLSKNASTLPSPYSSSSLPAAPASASAFLSSPSATAFASAPGSSAAFSAGIAAPLAPPLFLSHPGDVQRDEAFFPSSASCTFATSPFSFFSSDLSGPNAAAAAVAAAAATQHPSVFLEFERLAATAVGATVLSSENIPPSPFSSPARLVWNNRAAYAHVIAAAAHMTAAAQAIVREAHQCPGPDGAATASWAPMGTAGPGDPAAGTRDEAEKKQTGEGAADAHTHGSGGLSPELDEEQSRPEDGKTSLFHASENGDQTAEKVTRHVGCCAVGFSNAAPHSAECCHGDACARDGQEIVQCSPLGSSPPLMFPLFLPGESRRDVDLLRKEEIVSDKTETAGAGLDGRNSENHRQGSEAGATRFAEAPLRGVK, from the exons ATGACGGGGAGAactgccgcagaggcaagcggcaggaggagcgcgagggggggagagggcgccagcgcgtggagcggcactagccgccgcgaggcgcagagagacaggcgcgccgcgccgaacaaagtcgaggcgctgctggcgtctcctcctctccctgaGCTGCTCAACGGAGACGCAAGACGCGgaaaagaggcggaggaatccgcgcgccgcgcatccgcgtgcgcggctaAGGCCGTGAACGGCCTtagccgcggcttcgcgtccccctccttctcctcaCTTTCGCCGACTGTCTCCTCTgttccctctgtctccgcggtcgtTCTGCCCGCGCCGGACGCAgcgggcctctcgccgccgctgggcgtcgcctcgccgccggcctcggaggtcggcggctgcgggacttcgacggcgtcgacggcgtcgcggccgcgaggcacgGAGTTGGCGCGGAAGCAAACGCGCAcagaggacgccggcgaggcgggcgctcGTCCGCAGtggcacgcagacgcggcgaaagTCGGAATTCTGTCCCACGGCGGCCGGCGGTTTTGGAAGAAACGCAAGGCGGGCATGATATCGCTGGTGTACGAAAACGCGCTGCGCTCCAAGGGCGTCCACGCCTACAGATACGACATCCTTCAAG GCCACGTTAGCGCAGCCGATGGCGTCGGTTTCGTCTTCGCAA ATCGCGTGCCCTGTGGCAAGAACATCCAGACCCTTTGGAGCGTCTTCGTCAACCGACAGGGGACACTGTGCAAAC GCATGGGCCTGCAACTGGtgaagcagccgccgcccggGTTGGGCCTCTTGGAGGCGGGCAGCagcgtctttctcctcgtGGATCTCGACCGCAAGCTGGCGCTCTTTCAG ATGAAGAATGGGGCGGGAACTGAGACCGAGCCTCGCCTGCTGGACTTTGGGGACATGGCGCAAGGAGCAAGTTGCTCCCAGGGCTACTTCTGCGTCGTCATTGCCGCAG GCGATGTCAGCGTGGAGGTCTCGGATCCAAGCGAGTTTCGGCATCTGTACGCGACACACGTTCGCGGGGCGGCTCTCACGTCTCTTCcgtcccctgcggcgccggcctttTCGGCGTGCCGCGCCCCGGTGACTTCGCCTGGGCCGTCAGCctgccggtcgccgccgcgcgtgcctccgccccctccgCTTCTGGcatcgcctccgcgttcgccgctcGTCCCGCTGCGTCGAGGTGCCCtgcccgcgcatgcgcctttGTCTCCATCTGCCTTTCCTGctctcttcgcgcctcctttctccgcggcttccCACGCCTCTGCAATACCGTgtgcgccctccgcctccgccgcctccatcgCCTCGCAGGTCTCTGagccttcgtcgtcctctgtagctgcgcccgccgcgtctgcgccgctgatTTCCACCccagcttcttcctcgggGGCGTCTGCGACCTCTCGTCGGCCGTCGACCTCCTCGTctgtcgccgcttcgcctccgctggcggcTGTGCAGGGCCCGTTTgggccgccgcgtgcgcagcggagctcgcaagctgcgcacgcggcggagagtcGAGTCATCGGGCGGACCCtgtcgttttcctctctgccaCCTATCCCTCTCTCCAGCTTCCCGTCGCTACCTGCCCCCGTGCCTCTGCCCACGGTTCCGCCTTtgctctcgccgccttctgccttCTCTTCGGCTGTGTGCTCCTTGGTCCAGCAGGACgagtcggcgtcgctgcggctgccggcgctgccgagacgcgaggcgatGCGAAGCatctcctgcgcctcgtctgcgtcctcctcgccgtcgttttcttcttctgccttctcCACCGTGGCCGCTCtgctgcggtcgccgcaACATCTGGCGGGAGGACTGGAGCCGGacccgcccgccggcgcgcggaacGAAAAAGCGCGGGAGGCGACAGATGAAGACGCGGACATGAGTCGCGTGCAGAGAGTCACGTCGATGCCGCTCTCTAgtgaagcgcgagcgccttcgccgcctgcgcagctgcgcctcggtCCCATCACCCTCGGGGGTGGGGAACCCGCGGACGGTCTCTTCTGGTCTGGCGCCAGTGGAGACACAGTCTCCTCGTCCCGCCCCGTGGAGCCCAAGGCAGCCGAGAGCGACGGCTGGAGTTCGCTCATGGTCGCGCCACCGTTCGGTTTTCCCTGGTTCGGCTGGGGCTCCACCcccagcgaggcggacgccgacCTCTCGAAGAACGCATCGACGCTGCCTTCTCCCTATTCGTCAtcttctctccctgctgCACCCgcttcggcctctgcgttcttgtcttcgccttcagcgACCGCGTTCGCGTCGGCCCCCGGCTCGTCCGCAGCGTTCTCCGCAGGGATCGCAgctccgctggcgccgcctctgtttCTCTCTCATCCAGGCGATGTGCAGCGAGATGAGGCTTTCTTCccttcgtcggcgtcgtGCACCTTCGCAACTTCgccgttttctttcttctcctcggaCCTCTCTGGTCCcaacgccgcagccgcagccgtcgccgcggcggcagccacgcagcacccctccgtcttcctcgagttcgagcgtctcgccgcgaccgcggtcggagcCACCGTCCTGTCGTCCGAGAATATCCCtccgtctcctttctcctcgcccgcgcgtctcGTCTGGAACAACCGTGCCGCCTACGCACACGtcatcgccgccgctgcgcacatgaccgccgccgcccaggccATCGTCCGGGAGGCGCACCAGTGTCCCGGccccgacggcgccgcgaccgctaGTTGGGCTCCAATGGGGACAGCAGGGCCTGGGGATCCGGCGGCCGGCACccgagacgaggcagagaagaagcagacgggcgaaggagcagcagacgcgcataCGCACGGGTCAGGCGGGTTGAGTCCTGAGCTAGATGAAGAGCAAAGCAGACCAGAGGACGGGAAGACTTCGCTTTTTCACGCAAGCGAAAACGGAGATCAAACGGCAGAAAAGGTGACGCGGCATGTGGGATGCTGTGCTGTAGGGTTTTCCaatgcggcgccgcacagtGCGGAGTGCTGTCACGGAGATGCTTGCGCGAGAGACGGGCAGGAGATCGTTCAGTGCTCTCCGCTGGGATCGTCGCCTCCGTTGATGTTTCCACTTTTTCTCCCTGGCGAGTCTCGCAGAGACGTAGACTTGCTGCGCAAAGAAGAGATCGTCAGTGACAAGACTGAGACGGCGGGGGCAGGCCTGGACGGCCGAAACTCTGAGAACCATCGCCAGGGctcggaggcgggcgccacgCGATTTGCAGAGGCGCCCCTCCGAGGCGTAAAATGA
- a CDS encoding nicotinate phosphoribosyltransferase (encoded by transcript BESB_022950) has protein sequence MPAKRHGREMEERRNEVKQRREEEDGVEDAREPALLSLSSSPSLPLCSPSLMLTDWYQLSMLFANWRLGKHNQHAVFETFFRKAPFQGEFAVMAGVKQLVDFISRMRFTDEHVNFFRTQFPHAPEEFFDYLRSVDCSDLSVHAIPEGTIVFPKVPLVRIEGPLSICQLIETPVLNILNFACLVATNAARYRLAAGWEKQLLEFGARRAQGPDGALSASRYSYLGGFDGSSNTQAAYLFGMPLRGTMAHSFITSFSSMKQLKRHLPVPSPASGSAQPDGGQHDAVAAIPCRTGGDLIEQVAKYHQKVVELWSARSLDSMMHEGELAAFTAFAQTFPNAFLALVDTYDTLYSGVPNALAVSAALVACGYEPKGIRLDSGDLAYLSKEVRRMFREAAEAFGMPSLAHMAIAASNDLNEVIISALRDQGHEIDTFAVGTNLVTCQAQPALGMVYKLVELEGEPVMKVSQVFEKASLPSKKEVYRLFTKDGSPAVDLMQEAKDAAPAAGQRIFCRHLYDDRKRCFLVPTKVQRLLQQYISKGEQVSEPLTLEEARQHCMSGLRSLRKDLTRLVNPTPYKVSASEEYFTCFHRMWQDTAPVRTYE, from the exons atgccggcgaagcggcacGGGCGCGAGATGGAGGAACGTAGAAACGAAGtgaagcagaggcgagaggaggaagacggcgtggaggacgcccgcgaacccgcgctgctgtctctgtcgtcgtcgccctcgctcccgctatgctcgccctcgctcatGCTGACAGACTGGTACCAGCTGTCGATGCTTTTCGCCAACTGGCGACTCGGCAAACACAATCAGCATGCAGTCTTTGAGACCTTCTTCCGCAAGGCGCCTTTCCAGGGAGAGTTCGCAGTCATGGCTGGAGTCAAGCAGCTCGTCGACTTCATTTCCCGCATGCGCTTCACCGACGAGCACGTCAACTTCTTCAG AACGCAGTTCCCTCACGCGCCTGAAGAGTTCTTCGACTACCTCCGCTCGGTGGACTGCTCAGACCTCAGCGTGCACG cgATCCCTGAGGGCACGATCGTCTTCCCGAAGGTGCCTCTCGTGCGCATCGAGGGTCCGCTCTCCATCTGCCAGTTGATTGAGACCCCGGTGCTCAACATCCTCAATTTTGCCTGCTTGGTCGCCACCAACGCCGCGCG GTATCGGCTGGCTGCGGGTTgggagaagcagctgctcgaGTTCGGAGCTCGCCGAGCGCAGG GCCCTGACGGCGCCCTGAGCGCAAGCCGCTATTCGTACCTCGGAGGCTTCGACGGCAGCAGTAACACTCAA GCCGCGTATTTGTTTGGCATGCCGTTGCGAGGGACGATGGCGCACTCGTTCATcacttctttctcctcgatGAAGCAGCTCAAGCGCCACCTGCCAGTCccctcgccggcgagcggctcTGCCCAGCCCGACGGGGGACAGCACGATGCGGTGGCGGCCATTCCCTGTCGCACTGGCGGCGACCTCATCGAGCAG GTCGCCAAGTACCACCAGAAAGTCGTCGAGCTGTGGTCGGCGAGGAGCCTCGACTCAATGATGCATGAGGGCGAGCTCGCTGCCTTCACCGCCTTCGCGCAG ACCTTCCCGAACGCGTTCCTCGCGCTTGTGGATACCTACGACACTCTGTACTCAG GGGTGCCTAATGCGCTCGCCGtcagcgcggcgctcgtcgcgtGCGGCTACGAGCCCAAAGGCATTCGCCTGGACTCGGGAGACCTGGCGTACCTTTCCAA GGAGGTTCGCCGAATGTTCAGAGAGGCTGCCGAAGCGTTTGGGAtgccctcgctcgcgcatATGGCGATTGCAGCGTCGAACGACTTGAATGAGGTCATCATCTCAGCCCTGCGAGACCAG GGCCACGAGATCGACACGTTCGCGGTGGGAACGAACCTCGTGACGTGCCAAGCGCAGCCTGCTCTCGGCATG GTGTATAAGCTGGTCGAGCTCGAAGGCGAGCCGGTGATGAAGGTGTCGCAGGTCTTCGAgaaggcgtcgctgccgagcAAGAAGGAAGTGTACCGGCTCTTCACCAAGGACGGCTCTCCGGCTGTGGATCTTATGCAG gaggcgaaggacgcggcgcccgcagcgggaCAGCGCATCTTCTGTCGGCATCTCTACGATGACCGGAagcgctgcttcctcgttcCGACCAAAGTGCAGAGACTGCTTCAACAGTACATCTCCAAAGGCGAACAAGTCTCTGAGCCGCTCACGCTAGAG GAGGCGCGTCAGCATTGTATGAGCGggctgcggtcgctgcggAAGGATCTGACTCGCTTGGTGAATCCCACACCCTACAAG GTTTCCGCCAGCGAAGAGTATTTCACGTGTTTCCACCGCATGTGGCAAGACACTGCGCCAGTCCGCACCTACGAGTGA
- a CDS encoding DEAD/DEAH box helicase domain-containing protein (encoded by transcript BESB_022960) produces MASSSGKKKSKKGSAFEALGLSSSTSLAAIKNLGFSQPTPIQRRAIPLLLRQRDCILMSRTGSGKTACFLLPLLDLLGEHSSVVGIRAVLVAPTRELVAQIHRVSHKLLRNSSLRLCCLLGGENYAKQFLALSKNPDILLTTVGRGTQLIQDKILNLCTASYLVLDEADQIFELGWRDQLTLLFSALPANKQVVLVSATLPAALIDFAKLGLRDPEFVRLDKECTLSDDLRMDFLFVRAAQKIPTLLFLLKRTIQRREQVMVFASTRHQATFLQCFCERLGFPSAVIYGAMDQAERVQTLGAFKKGKISILLVTDVAARGLDIPFLPSVINFDFPSSAKLFVHRVGRTARAGRSGTAVSLVTAEDLPYAVELMSFLGGRLVPPCATAEAKSSDSDADASDERASLKREECASTGSSPSSLSPGTASSSAAASPSGSASAAASPSAAASAGGAYVLAGPPALVDPFVEFCENLLHSDEDVALAGKTAASANVMYYKTRPSASRQSVERAKHLLAQCGGAMLLSSFAHPAYASPFGTAAEAAGGGERALPQDAGAAAALASATKLQGEVLLSLQRYRPKVGERGSVLSANVMKGMHNKKTEMLRYRSLLSELRRSAGEEAEEAPESDSDLPEDETGEDEEEGGSSAAASGYEADESDRGGEEGRRGRRVRVRGRDAGAAGSDQEDFDENEMDARGGKTVPKKGGGGELSASAASPLRRKPAASSSTAIDSLLEARSAGIPRMSKARVSKRRLRRAAKEMGVSCASAEAKALSLAQLHARETADGGADGDDEEAEKIKKKGGFYLDLKKGECKEKIQETMLKLDEAAMDLVADENDDMKRQRSTEKQRWDPKKRKYIMMKIDSTTGRAVKRKRGTEKQEEKTSSAHRYAQWCRETKRRIQRVGEEEDPSLTSANGPRRVGAAALRDDSSDSDTEGGSSRGGAASASARLLAFTDKHKGIQEALQKGVKLTHKQQRIVKKLQAGVVTSSSHDGKAGAAGSVLPTVEQIAKKRRRDQQLRLRHDKKKAMEEARKGKEKWMKKQKTKAANKGARNRSIMIVKKGNKGKRSRPGRR; encoded by the exons atggcgtcttcttcggggaagaagaagagcaagaagGGCTCGGCGTTTGAGGCGCTCGGGCTGTCTTCCTCGacgtctctcgcggcgaTCAAGAACCTCGGGTTTTCGCAGCCGACGCCGATTCAGCGGCGCGCGAttccgcttctgctgcggcagcgcgactGCATTCTGATGTCGCGCACGGGGTCGGGGAAGACTGCGTGTTTTCTGCTCCCTCTGCTCGACTTGCTCGGCGAACACAGCTCAGTCGTCGGGATCCGCGCGGTCTTGGTCGCGCCGACGCGTGAGCTCGTCGCGCAAATACACCGCGTGAGTCACAAGCTCCTCCGCAACAGTTCGTTGCGGCTGTGCTGCCTGCTTGGCGGCGAGAACTACGCGAAGCAGTTTCTGGCGCTCTCGAAGAACCCCGACATCCTCCTGACGACCGTCGGTCGCGGGACCCAGCTGATTCAGGACAAGATTCTGAACCTCTGCACGGCGTCCTACCTCGTGCTCGATGAAGCCGATCAGATCTTCGAGCTGGGCTGGCGCGACCAGCTCAcactcctcttctctgcgctgccaGCCAACAAGCAGGTTGTGCTAGTCTCCGCGACGCTCCCCGCTGCTCTGATTGACTTCGCGAAACTCGGCCTGCGAGACCCCGAGTTCGTGCGACTCGACAAAGAATGTACTCTCAGCGACGACCTTCGCATGGACTTCCTCTttgtccgcgccgcccagaAAATCCCCACTCTACTCTTCCTCCTCAAACGCACCATTCAG CGAAGGGAACAAGTTATGGTTTTCGCGTCAACTCGCCACCAGGCGACGTTTCTGCAATGCTTCTGCGAGCGTCTCGGATTTCCCTCGGCGGTTATCTACGGGGCTATGGATCAGGCCGAGAGAGTTCAGACTCTCGGCGCATTCAAAAAAG GCAAGATCTCGATTCTGCTCGTCACGGATGTGGCCGCGAGAGGCCTTGATATCCCTTTTTTACCGTCTGTGATTAACTTCGACTTTCCGTCCTCTGCGAAACTCTTCGTTCATCGTGTAGGGCGCACAGCCCGCGCTGGCAG GTCAGGGACGGCGGTGTCTCTCGTTACGGCCGAGGATCTCCCCTACGCAGTCGAGCTGATGAGCTTCCTCGGCGGGCGTCTGGTGCCTCcgtgcgcgacggcggaagcgaagagcTCGGATAGTGACGCGGATGCAAGCGATGAACGCGCGTCGCTCAAGCGCGAAGAATGCGCCTCCACTGGTTCCTccccctcgtctctctcccccggCACGGCATCTTCAtccgcggcagcgtctccgtctggttctgcgtctgcggcagcctcgccttcggcagctgcgtctgcgggcggcgcctaCGTGTTGGcagggccgccggcgctggtGGATCCCTTTGTGGAGTTTTGCGAGAACCTGCTGCACTCAGATGAGgacgtcgcgctcgcggggaagaccgcggcttcggcgaACGTCATGTACTACAAGACGCGaccctccgcgtcgcgtcAAAGCGTCGAGCGAGCCAAGCATCTCCTGGCGCAGTGCGGTGGCGCCATGCTCCTCTCCTCATTTGCGCATCCTGCGTACGCCTCACCGTTCGgcaccgcggcggaggctgccggcggaggcgagcgggcgctgccccaggacgcgggcgcggccgccgcgctggcgagtGCCACGAAGCTGCAAGGGGAGGTGCTGCTGAGTCTGCAGCGGTACCGACCCAAGGTCGGCGAACGCGGCAGCGTCCTCTCGGCGAACGTCATGAAGGGCATGCACAATAAGAAGACGGAAATGCTTCGATACCGCTCGCTGCTCAGTGAactgcgccgctcggcgggcgaggaggcggaggaggcgccggagagcgACTCGGATCTCCCGGAAGACGAGAccggagaggacgaggaggagggagggagcTCGGCTGCAGCCAGCGGCTACGAAGCGGACgagagcgaccgcggcggcgaggaaggccgacgtgggcgccgcgtccgggtgcgaggccgcgacgcaggagcGGCTGGATCTGACCAGGAGGACTTCGACGAAAACGAGAtggacgcgagaggcggaaagaCAGTGCCGAAaaaaggcggcggcggcgagctgagtgcgagcgccgcgtcgccgctgaggcggaagcctgcggcgtcgagctCCACGGCGATCGACTCGCTGCTCGAGGCCCGCTCGGCCGGCATCCCGCGGATGTCGAAGGCACGCGTGAGCAAGCGCCGACTGCGCAGAGCCGCCAAAGAGATgggcgtctcctgcgcgtcggctgaggcgaaggccctttcgctggcgcagctccacgcgcgcgagaccgcagacggcggggcggacggcgacgacgaggaggcggagaaaatCAAGAAAAAGGGTGGATTCTACCTCGACCTCAAGAAAGGCGAATGCAAAGAGAAAATCCAGGAAACCATGCTCAAACTCGACGAAGCAGCCATGGACCTCGTTGCCGACGAAAACGACGACATGAAACGGCAACGATCAACTGAAAAGCAACG ATGGGAtccgaagaagaggaagtaCATCATGATGAAGATTGACAGCACGACGGGTCGCGCTGTCAAGCGCAAGCGCGGCACGGAGAAgcaagaggagaagac AAGCAGCGCCCACCGATACGCACAGTGGTGTcgcgagacgaagcgccgcaTCCAACGCgtgggcgaagaagaagacccCAGCCTGACGTCTGCCAATGGGCCCCGAAGAGTTGGCGCGGCTGCACTGCGAGACGACTCTTCCG ACTCCGATACGGAGGGCGGCTCGTCCCGCGGaggggcggcctcggcgtctgcgcgcctgtTGGCATTCACGGATAAACATAAAG GCATTCAAGAAGCACTGCAGAAGGGCGTGAAGCTGACGCATAAGCAGCAGCGTATCGTCAAGAAACTCCAAGCCGGCGTTGTGACCTCCTCGTCGCACGACGGCAAGGCCGGCGCAGCAGGATCGGTTCTGCCGACGGTTGAGCAG